gGATATAGCACGCAATTTGAAACGATCGAAGCCTTAAGATATAATCGGATTAAAATCGAATTAACGTCTGGAAATGGTAGCTTTCCGTTTCTAAAGACAGAACGTTGTATTCTATATAAGGACAAAGATTATCTTCTTTTTGAGATTCGCAAACGACCGCAATTAACTGTCTGACACGCATAGCCGATTAACGCGGCGAAGACGCATTCAActgtactaaaattaattcgtttctaagaattaaataagaattacGTCATCAAACAactattaatgtaaaaatttcagAAGACAATGTGagtttctatatattttattatcataaaaaaagtaaaaattaaattaagcgaCTTAGCAACTAAATGTAGATATGTCTCCAATAAAACACGTCATGACACTCAAACGAAATATGCGTGTTGAAGTAAACGTTAGACGGCTTTTAATCATTACAGTATTCATGCACTTGGTAGCAAtacacaaattataattactaattagatttcactttttaataacgatacacgttatttttaaagaactgTCGGAAATCGATCattgatatttgaaattatttaatatgaatactTAGTATTGTTCTAAAGCTATGGACTGAAGTATAGTTGTGGATTCGAATTCGACATTTGATTACTGACATAAAATATGCACATGCTATCTTGATTCACTTTAGAAATCTCAAAAATATTAGTGACAATAAATGAATTTGgcagttattaaaaatgactaaatcaatatgtattaaaacattaaaatcgaCAAACgcttattaatgttaattttattatctaccattgaaataatgttattcgTTTTGAATTCCTAGAGGCTCGCCAGCTCTGAGGTGCATCCATAATAAATGtgtataataatgaaatccATGCACACCTAAGTGCAATATGAAATAACACCATAAACAATTGTTCTCGGAATGTTCGtctcatgtttttttattgcctTATGACACTTTCGTATTCCATTGAAGTAGAACATTCCTTGGCTTCGCAACtctctatttttataaagtaacattaatttagtaattacattaaaatataaagtacatGAAGAAGAAACAttggtttcatttttataaattactaactgttgcccgtgactccgtctgcgcgaaattaaaaaactgtaatatgcctatgtgttcttccagactatgttctacatctgtgtcaaatttcatcaagatccgttgagccgttccggagataccttcaaacaaacatccgtccatctaaactttcgcatttataatactagtaagatgATTGTTTATGTTGGTAGTTTGACagaagaaaacaaatttacttttaacgCTGAGGATCTAACACTAttgaactaaatattttattaccattcaaaaacaatttaatattcgaGTATTAAACAAATTCTCGTACTTATAAACGAGCTGAGTGATTTAAcgttgtacaaaatgaaatccGTTCTCTCAATTCATGGCGTTAAAAAAGATGTTAAAACCAGCTTAGATGGCGCGCGCGTGAATCGGTTTTAGAACGTATTCGTGTCCTATATAGTGTCTGGTTGGCTTTCTCGGAAACAGCGGATCGTAAGAGTCAGACTGCTCGACGCCGGATCACAATGGTGTCCAGTTTTTTGTCTATGTAACAACGCGAAGCGTACCCGCCGCCGTGTCGAGAGgcgatagaaaaaaaaaacacccaGACACCATTTAATAGCGTTGTCAGGATAGTTCGCTGCACCtttgatgttttatatttagctTAGGTACCTGCTTGTGCCACATAATCATATCGTTAAGGCAGAGTTACAGGTTACGCGGATCGGATGTTTTTCGGCAACGAAATTGGAACGTTCGCGTTTCGAAATCATTTTCGAATAGTTTCATGTtagtgattgtttttttttttgttaatttaatataaaaatacataataaaaacataaacataataaaattattatgaaaataatcttttcacaatgtaaaaattaatttattcaaaccAGAAGCATTTTCtaataatagattttggaACAGACGTAATCAATTTTTatctgaattaaattaatgttttaaccaAACATTTAgagattttatcttttttctttaagttGCCGTAAAAGTATGATACCTGCTGCCAGTGTTAACTGCTATAATtcgtttcaataaattaaatcaggACATCGATTATAGGAAAACTTTTATTgacagtaaattattatacgagtatttaCTATCCATACCGATCTTTTTCAGAATTGAGTCACAAACATGtatcaagtttttaatttagccCTACAACATGTAGTTATATGGATAAGCTCCGGTAAAATATTGACAGCTTttaatccaattttttttcgagTTAATACTATAAccattaaaattagaaatacgATCATAAATGGTttcaaatcaataaataagcAGTGACAGCACATATTATGATAATCTCAGACCTCTCGCTCTTGCATTTTGCAGTTAATCCATAGGAAAAATcctataaagtaaaaatacgaCTTCATTTTATGCCGTGTATctcatgtttattaaattgtaattggGTCAATCGGTCAACTGCAAGCGGTATCCTGGCCGATGGGATTAAGTtgttattatctttttcttaaaaagaTATCAATTCAAAACTTCGGTCCGACTTTGGTAAGGTCGCTTAATTGCTACTTATTCCTTTTCATGCTCCACATTTGTAATGATCTCCTCAATCTGACTTTACTGAGCTACAATTCGttggatatttaaattttatacctaTTTTGTTATGATTTGTTACTATGattaacatacatttaaattaattacattgcaATAACAtacaattgttaattattttgtcacCGGTCATTGGTAATTATcggtattttttgtttatcggTTTTAATGTTTCACCAAAGGTCACCTCACTGTTAAGACCGGTTGCCTCCCCCTCCTCTTCCTGCATTGCCTCGTCTCCCGCACTCTTCGGGATGCGACTCCATGCCCTTTGCGTCAAATTACACAACCAGTAAGATATTCTAATGGCCAAACTCAATAATTGATCTTCAATCTTTGCTGCTTTTCGAAGGCAGCTAAGTAACCGATCACCCAGTTAGGCGATGGTAGTGATATATGCATGTTggtatttatctttttaatatacaatcaTAGGTCATATGTTGACTAAAAGGGTAAAATAATCACTATCATGATTAGGtagtatatctatatattttcGTTACATTATCtgcaatgtttaaatttgcaTAAGTCAAAGCGCACCAAGCAATCAACATGAGCAAttgctttaataaataaaccgcAGAACATTAATTAGTTCTTTACACATACATAAACGGGGatttaacaatgtttaaaaaaaactcattatAGTTTTTGAAAGATTAACCTTCTACTTTTTAGACAGCATGCCATAAAATACGTATAAcaatattagctgtcgccagcgacaccgtccgcacggaatttgaaaaaacataatatagcctatgtgtttttccagactatgtcctacatatgtgccaaatttcattatgatacgttgagctgttccggagatacgttcaaacaaacatccatccatccattcaaactttcgcatctataaaattagtaagattacgcGTCATCGATTTCAAAttttgccaaatttaatttatcgaatttatacaacaaaaatttcaaattcattgTTTACACAACATTCAACTTAAAGCAAAACACACTAGCatacaatttaacaaacaCTATCGATATTCACTTGTCATTAATGTTAAATGaggtaaagaaaataagtCGCAagccattaaaattaatgtgtttATTCAAGCCTGTCTGGCCCTTGGCGAAGCACCTTTAAATTTGCATGTGGTGAACGAAAGGAGTCACGTTGCCCGCCCCTCGCTAACGATTTATCAATTCCGATAATAATAAGCTGCGAGCAAAGATTTATTGCGTATCGTACCTTTGAGATATCTCGCTAAAATATTCCAGCCAGGGTTCCTAGATATGTGTTGATTTAAGTGCCCAGCTATCATAACCAACTGTCACCCGCGAATACGCCCGCGACACCGCTTACCacacttataaataaaccatGGAAATAAATTGCTGTCGAAGTCAACACGCAAACATATTACCAAATAACTTCGATACAAACGTAACGTCCACTCTATAAATTCCGGAACCAGAGCTAAGAAGTATATTGTTACCACTAAATTAAATACGTACTATTTAATCTATTTCACAACTGGCATATTACCTTTAAGACAAGATAAGATGTAAAGGAACTGGGTATGTTCCTCTTAACTCTGCCTACATTGGCATATATTAtaccttaatttttattattttaataaatcgacGAAGCTCTAAGCAACGATTTTCCATTGCAGATTTGCATAGGTAAGAAGTTCGGGCCGTAACCCTAAGGCATATAAGGGGGCGGTTCACCTTAAACATATATCTAATTATAATTCTCGaacttaaatataatcaaaataaaaattaagttatactTTAGTTCCTACATGTCTTCAATTATCCATTttataagacaaaaaaaatatgattgttTACTGGGCGCTAAAAGAATAAAAgcatttactttaataacaattacgtTTCcagttcatttttattgatcGGGCacctttaagaaaataatgtccttgatacattttaacatGCATTATTCTTTATTGACCTTCAACGAATGATGTAAATGCAGACGTGTGCGCAAAAGCTTAAAAAGGTcctttatgttttatgtataatacaCAGTGCGTCGCTTTCCTGACGATACCACAAACAGACCGGACTTTTTACGTCTTATTTTTCGCAGGTAAATCACACACGAGGCGGCGCTCGTCAGTTCGGGGTCAACGAAACAAAAGAAGTAAGTTCTACTAACAAGACTATATTTTGCGAAcactattttacatataaaagagAACTCGTGCTAAAACTTATAGTTCCTATCTGTTATAGTCgaacaatatattttcaaacgaTGATTGTACATTTGAATATATACAATGCAATTTAACGATGTAATCGTACTTTAatctatttgaaatatatttaaggaaGTTCACTTTGTTAgcgaaaatatatttgtatatttatggtaatgttttctttgttgCGGATATTATAGGTAAATGATTAAGATAGAGATAGGTTTCAACTCGTGTTCACCTTTGCCACACAGATACCATCAGCTAAcgtctatttaaaattgtatacaacaATACTTAAATACtgttaaataactaaattattatttgcaaGCCGTCgatgtaaaattatgttaaaatgtaaaaggtaATAATGGatatttttacctttaacattttattgtttgaattaGAAATCAAAGGTACGAATTCATTGCCGcaatattaaatgttcaatgttaaaaaataatacgatgacaataaaaaatgtttttcaatttattttttaagtcatacttcatacataattataaatgcgaatatttagatggatgaatggatgtttctttgaaggtatctcaagaacggctcaagtgatcttgatgaaatttgccacagatgtagaacatagtccgaAAGATCACATAAGctacctattaagttttttaaattccgcgcggacagagtcgcggacgacagctaatacattcataaattaatgaatgtaCTGTGCGACTTCCTGGGAGAAAACGCGTCCGCACTTCATGACTTATAAAAAACCGTCAAGACAGTATGCAGCGCACTTATTAAAtcagacattttttatttacgcaaTTTATTATGTCGTCTGGGCTTCTATTGACAATTGCGTTTTTAGTTATTGACCGTTTGATTTATTGAGTTCAGTTTACATTCCATTACGAGTACATGACGATAGAGCGCGTATATTGCCGGTGATAAATCACTACCACAATTCTTATTTTAACGTCATTTTccttcttaattttataaagcacGAGCAATAaccgattttattatttgttaaggTTGCACCAGAATTGACCGCGTACAGTTTAATGGGaacttgataaaaatattcagtGGTGAATATGAGAGAGTCCGTGCGGAAACTGGAGGTGCACCGTTGGAGGCGAGAGCTGTCGCTGAATGGAAGTTTCGAGAACTAGACAGAGACAGGAGTGGGACCTTACAGAAGTCCGAATACAGAGGCTTACGCCGACTAATTAAAAAGGTTTGTTCATTATTTACTATACGCAAGATCtcgtgttttttatataaaaaaacgcaatatacattttttcaagaattgtaaaattttaattaatttattacgttttttataaactaagtaGGTATATATGAAACATTGACATCAATTTAAATGCACTTATTGGCATTCGAGCATCAAGGACCAAACTTTAATAGAGCTTTCTATTAGTTTGGTCCTTGATACCAATTGAAAAACGTTATacaataattgattaattgaAATGTCCTTATAAGACTTGAAATCCAACTCGGGAAAGTGTTTTTTactgctatttttttatagagaaACAAGCAACAGACcgtctaaagtttttttattcttttatcttCGGTTGTAACATTGCAGGTGGTGAAGCCGAAGCGCTGTGCACGTGCATGGGCGCGTGGTTGCGACGGGGATGGTGACGGTGAGATCGCTCGGGCGGAATGGGCCTCCTGTCTCCTCGCCAACCCAGACCCACCTGCACCGGATTGTGAGTACCACCATACTATCTGAacgttacaaataaaattttcatcaataaatatatactaagaTTCCTAACAGTTtctacaacattttaaaatctatttatttatttatgtatcaactagatttcattataatttaattatttgatcaTGTGCTTGTTCAGAGAgcataaacaaaaacattgatttttattcataaagataaaaacatatattacacTCGTTTATGTTGGAATGTAAAGTATGACGAATCAGTGGCTACGAGAGATAAGTAACTGCGTAATACTGGTTACTGCGGTTCCCGACTTGCGGTTACTGTCAACTAAACTTCCATTTAGGGAGGCGGGTTATGATTATTgagtcaaatttaattataaaacaacacgAAAACTGTTGGTTTTAAAAGTTAGATGTTTTCGTATTAACCATTGTTTGACGTTCATCAGTATAGTTTTACAAcatagaataaatttaaagattgaAGATGAATCTAAATATGCcactacaaaatttattttcttgttgacgcaataaaaaacaaaagcctcgctttaaatttaaaaaaaaaatctattaaacaATCCCAATGTATGcgcaaacataataataatatatagtcTCTCTCCGTTTCTTCATGTCGTTGAATGCAGACGACGACAGCGGGCCGGAACCTGAGGCCGATTACAACGAAGAGGAACCGCCGCCTGATCCAAGCGCAGGTACACAAAACATAGAGTATCATAGAGCATTCCTCTCAaactttctctctctctcatCTCTATCAAATCTCAATTATTTTCACATAATCCATTTACAGTTtcattactttcttatttatggAATCATTATTTCAGTGCATAATACGTTAATACCACGCTAACCTCTTGCCTCTCAATTTTCCCATCGCTTCTGTCTCAAACATAATGTTGttgttagttaattaatttatacgcAATTGCAGTTATTGCACATTTTGGTTAATGTATCAACTCAGTATCGTGTTCAGCTTAGAAATCCCACCTTGGTTTGAGCCTAATTTAAGATAGGAATGACTAGCCCTTAGTTAAATACTCTGGCGCAGTGCGGATTGGTTGtcttcacaaatatttttaatttcttcgcagatatgtgcagattttttttgtaaactcgGTATAACcaacaacaatatctgttTTCTGTAGTCCTGCCTGGCattatgaaaaattctttcgcaCCTGACGGATCCGATCCGGAGTCAAGACGTGAAGATGAGGCCAACGACTGTCTCACTGATCGACAGGCAGTATTAGAAGAACAGGTtcgattttcaattaaatgactgaattctataattttaaatattccctTTTATAACCATTGCTGATGCGATTGACTAACATGCAACgccatttgatttattttattgcagaGCGATGTTGCACAACTTGCTTTATATGTAATGTTATTCAGTTCATTTAATAGTTTGCTAATCTTTGATTCATCtgcatttaaagttttttctaataccttgcaataaaactttaaacttgtattccagattttaagttatatgaaattaattattatttcgatTACCTTATTACTAATCTAAAGTGctcgataaataattaaaatttttgtttaaatttaaatgtttttggtaatatatttgatagagTGGTTTGGTTGACTCTGTTTATTGCTTTTGTCAATAATGAATATCTTgatcaaaaaagaaaataagaaaaatgttcTCTATTGCATGATTTGAAGCGTAgcgaaatgttttttttttaatgtttgtaatatataatttataaaattttgtctgTATGACTGTGTGCTGGCATTTGTTCCGAGTACCGGAGTTattggtaccggaggcctaattttagtcctctttcccttcccaccctttcctttttaggaaaggatgggaaggggaagtggatttgtcgGAGGcggggatgcataggaaagagaaatatcctctttctgtgcgtcctcttctccattaattaaagttaggaaacgcatctgcatttgcggatgtccatggacaacggtcgcctcgctattgtggcgaatccaggtggccgtttgcttgtttgccaccttatgatataaaaaaagagtaatctccgaaacgacaTAATCAATTTTGATATGATTTTGtagggaaggtagctgatacaCGCGAACATataactacttttttttttaataaagcactgacgaagtcgcgggtaatcACTAGTGTACAGATAATGAATTAAGTATAATTTGGTTTAGAAAAACGGCAGCGCAGTACTTTATGTTCCGGAGTGTACGGGTGATGGTAGATATGCTCGCGCTCAATGCTACCGCTCCACTGGGTACTGTTGGTGTGTACATCAGGACACGGGGAAACCTATACCTGGTTCATCTGTTAAAGATCGCAAACCAGATTGTGATGCCACCCCACAACATGCCAGCCCAATGAgaggtaaaatattaattgccaCAAGAACTAATAgcataatatactttttaagtattttttttttcaaagaaccgatgaataacaataatatgttttagcAACTTAGTTAAATGTTAGATAGGAATcgctaaaaattatttaaaaattaattagttaaagtAATGAATCATATACTTTGCTGATTTGTTCAAACAATAATGAAAGCGAATgcttggatggatggatgtttgtttgaaggtatctccagaacagctcaattTTGACTGAAATTTGGGATAGATGTAGACTAGTCTAGTCTAGTCTGCAAGAACAAATACGCTACTTATTATGGTTTTTTTCCGACTCCGTgcagatggagtcgcgggcgacaactagttttttatattaaaatctaagTTTGTTTCGTAGTGAAATCGTTTTAAGGAAATTAAGGTTATCTTGaacattttgattattatttgtattattttcaggATGTCCAGAACCGATGAAGTCAAATTTTTTACGTGATCTCATGAATTTCTTTATCACAAAAATGACAGCTACTAATAACGGTACAGGACCAGGGTATGTATAATAGGACaatttctatatctatatatataaaagaaagtcgtgttagttacactatttataactcaagaacggctgaatcgatttgactgaaaattggtgggcaggtagcttagaaccaggaaaaggacataggataatttttatcccgttttctttttcttttttttttattccgcgcggacggagtcgcgggtaaaagctagtctatatatataaaagaaagtcgtgttagttacactatttataactcaagaacggctgaatcgatttgactgaaaattggtgggcaggtagcttagaatcaggaaacggacataggataatttttaccccgttttctattttttattccgcgcggacggagtcgcgggtaaaagctagtataaaataaaaataaatctttcagTGATATGGTTAAATGGGGTGCATCAAAAGAAGAACAAGCAGCTACATGGACATTCGTGATGTTAGATAAAGACAAGAATAAAGCACTGGAAAGACGAGAATGGAAAGCATTTCATCAACTTATATCAAATGTAGAACAATTAAGAAGATGTGGAAGGAAACTACCGAGATATTGCGACGTGAATCACGACACTAAAATTAGTATTACAGAATGGATGGCCTGCTTGGAAGTACTACAAGCATCTCAAGGACATACgagtaagaaaatattataattattatcatttaaaaggACAGTCCGATTTATTTTAGGTATTTTATGGAACTAATAAAACTGATGTACATATGCGTAGTATAAAGGTCCGtttctgcctacccctctgggttacggccgtgagttatgttgttgtttatataaatctgtgtatttttttcatttatcattAACGATAGGATCATCTGTGTCTTTAACGATTGTGCGACGATTGTGGAAAATGGGCAATGTTCTTACAAAGTAACATATAGTAGTTTTCAGATATATGTAATGGGATGATGTTGTACAGTGCCGTGCTATCACCTTGAGTCGCtgatatatttgaaaacaacTATATCATCactattttaacttaaattagttaaattcGTGTTGCTCTCAAgcactataaataaaataatattttatttttttcagcgGAAACCACTAAAGTACCACCAAATCCCAGACGAAAAGGTCCAAATCCTCTAGAATCTATTCTGAAGGCGGAGGActaaattttcaatatcagTGAATAGTAATGTGTTGGCTATGATATACCAGTGTGTAATGGCTTTGTGTGTTAAGAAAGCTTAACTTGTCTTGCGGCTAACGTCCGGTTTCTGATAGATATGTCCAAAATATATGCAATCTCCTTCTTCTAGCTCTAGGCTCTGGTTATCCTGAGTTTGGTCTAACAACTCATTCCAATTCGATCTTTGTCTTCGATTTATGCTGTCCACTGGAGCTTTCTCCTTCAGCCTCAGTACAAATCAAATTACTAGTAAAGTCCAACAAACTTATCAGACGTGATCTGATCTAAATCATAATAGGTCAATATCAAAAGCccctttattattatcaaaaatgtgCTACAATATGGTTATTGAAGTAGCTATATTCTATACCTAGGTAGGTAATACATGTTTTCTgataaaactaattacaataatatctaTCTCAACaggtgaaataaatttattgcacTATACTTAATTGTTTGAAGACTATCGTAAGAGTTCTTTTAGAAACCGGGCATAATTATCCtctgatattaaaattagatcagttatttattcaaattaaataatgaatgtagaattcattttttatgtagataaaacaaataaaggcTATGTCAGAT
This DNA window, taken from Papilio machaon chromosome Z, ilPapMach1.1, whole genome shotgun sequence, encodes the following:
- the LOC106719844 gene encoding SPARC-related modular calcium-binding protein 1, with the translated sequence MTTFELVFRLFIFNVIYYVTGAATEIKNNQNSVTCATRFASCETNMGSSQQPVCGTDGRNYPTKCHLLKAQCSGEPISVAHKGPCVGQSTCLIVQRYALSAQGGRRPAFVPRCRADGTYASVQCAAAGAAAGCWCVTPDGKPLPDTAVRNGRPDCTRTGKSHTRRRSSVRGQRNKRSCTRIDRVQFNGNLIKIFSGEYERVRAETGGAPLEARAVAEWKFRELDRDRSGTLQKSEYRGLRRLIKKVVKPKRCARAWARGCDGDGDGEIARAEWASCLLANPDPPAPDYDDSGPEPEADYNEEEPPPDPSAVLPGIMKNSFAPDGSDPESRREDEANDCLTDRQAVLEEQKNGSAVLYVPECTGDGRYARAQCYRSTGYCWCVHQDTGKPIPGSSVKDRKPDCDATPQHASPMRGCPEPMKSNFLRDLMNFFITKMTATNNGTGPGDMVKWGASKEEQAATWTFVMLDKDKNKALERREWKAFHQLISNVEQLRRCGRKLPRYCDVNHDTKISITEWMACLEVLQASQGHTTETTKVPPNPRRKGPNPLESILKAED